In Panthera tigris isolate Pti1 chromosome D2, P.tigris_Pti1_mat1.1, whole genome shotgun sequence, one DNA window encodes the following:
- the CDK1 gene encoding cyclin-dependent kinase 1, with amino-acid sequence MEDYTKIEKIGEGTYGVVYKGRHKTTGQVVAMKKIRLESEEEGVPSTAIREISLLKELRHPNIVSLQDVLMQDSRLYLIFEFLSMDLKKYLDSIPPGQFMESSLVKSYLYQILQGIVFCHSRRVLHRDLKPQNLLIDDKGTIKLADFGLARAFGIPIRVYTHEVVTLWYRSPEVLLGSARYSTPVDIWSIGTIFAELATKKPLFHGDSEIDQLFRIFRALGTPNNEVWPEVESLQDYKNTFPKWKPGSLASHVKNLDENGLDLLSKMLVYDPAKRISGKMALNHPYFNDLDNQIKKM; translated from the exons ATGGAAGACTATACCAAAATAGAGAAAATCGGAGAAG GTACCTATGGAGTTGTGTATAAGGGTAGACACAAAACTACAGGTCAAGTGGTAGCCATGAAGAAAATCAGACTAGAAAGTGAAGAGGAAGGGGTTCCTAGTACCGCAATTCGGGAAATTTCTCTATTAAAAGAACTTCGTCATCCAAATATAGTCAG TCTTCAAGATGTGCTTATGCAAGATTCCAGGTTATATCTCATCTTTGAATTCCTTTCCATGGATCTCAAGAAATACTTAGATTCCATCCCTCCTGGTCAGTTCATGGAATCTTCACTTGTTAAG AGTTACTTGTACCAAATTCTACAAGGGATTGTGTTTTGCCACTCCAGAAGAGTTTTGCACAGAGACTTAAAACCTCAAAATCTATTGATTGATGACAAAGGAACAATTAAATTGGCTGATTTTGGCCTCGCCAGAGCTTTTGGAATACCTATTAGAGTATATACACATGAG GTAGTGACACTCTGGTATAGATCTCCAGAAGTACTGCTGGGGTCAGCTCGCTACTCAACTCCAGTTGACATTTGGAGTATAGGCACTATATTTGCAGAATTAGCAACTAAGAAACCACTTTTCCATGGGGATTCAGAAATTGATCAACTCTTCAGAATTTTCAG AGCTTTGGGCACCCCCAATAATGAAGTGTGGCCAGAAGTGGAATCTTTACAGGACTATAAGAATACATTTCCCAAGTGGAAACCAGGAAGTCTGGCATCCCATGTCAAAAACTTGGATGAAAATGGCTTGGATCTGCTCTCG AAAATGTTGGTCTATGATCCTGCCAAACGAATTTCTGGCAAAATGGCACTGAATCATCCATATTTTAATGATTTGGACAATCAGATTAAGAAGATGTAG